Within Bdellovibrionales bacterium, the genomic segment TGCCCTTGATCTTCTTTTAAAATATCCGCTTGAACCGTTCCCCTGACTGTACGAAGAGTTGCATCAGTTATGCGTTGATGCTCCTCCTTGGTCAGCTTTCTCTGTAACTCTTTCTCACGTTTTTCGACTTGCTGATCAATCGCCGTATTAAAAAAGAAGGCTAAAATCATAGGAGCAGGCCCGTTTATTGTCATGCTCACACTTGTTTTGGGATCACACAGATCAAAACCTGCATACAGCTTTTTCATATCCTCAAGAGAAGCGACACTGACCCCGCTTTCTCCAACTTTCCCAAATATATCCGGACGAAGATCAGGATCCTGGCCATACAAGGTCACGCTGTCAAAAGCCGTCGACAAACGCTTGACCTCTGAATCCTTGCTCAGAAAATGAAAACGCCGATTGGTTCGATGGGGCGAGCCCTCTCCGGCAAATTGTCGAATCGGATCTTCTCCCTCCCTTTTTAAAGGAAAAACTCCCGCCGTGTAAGGAAAATACCCCGGGAGATGCTCCTCACGCAAAAATTTAAATCTATCTCCCCAATCTGTGATCTCGGGAAAAATAACTCGAGGAATTGCCAGTCCACTCAAACTTTTGCGAATGAGCGGCTGCCTTGACTGGTGATCACGAACCGTGTAAATAAGATCAGTCTCGGAATACATTTTCTCCAAGTGATCCCAACTTTTAAGAAGTTCCAATTCGTCTGAAGAAAATCCGCTCTCGAAATTTTGACGACAAGCTTCAAATTTGTCATTTGAAAAAAACTCTTTGAGGCGAAAGAGAGAGCCCAATTGACTCGCCTTATCCGAAACCTCCTTTGTTCTTTTTTTGTAACCGCGTATCTTAGATACTATTTCGGCCAGATAATTTTGACGGTCGGATGGAACGATCGTCTGCTTTTGAACTCCTCGAAGCTGCACCTGAGTGTCTTTAGATAAAGACCAAATTTTCCCCTCAGTGTTTTTACTTTTCAAAACTTCATGGATCCCGAAGAACAGAGCATTCACTCCTTCATCGTTAAAATTAGAGGCTTGAGTCAGATAGATAGGAAGCTCTCCTTCCTGATCGAATTTTTTTCGCGAACGTCGAAACTGCCTCTCAACATCACGAAGTGCGTCCTGTGAGCCACGATGATCAGCCTTGTTGATCGCGATAAGATCGGCGTAGTCAATCATGTCTATTTTTTCAAGCTGGCTTGGAGCACCAAACTCCGCTGTCATGACATACAGACTTGCGTCCGCAACTTGTGTGATCGCCGTCGACGCCTGACCTATCCCAGAACTCTCCGCGATCAACAAATCAAAATCATATTTTTTTAGAAAATCCAAAAACACGGGAAGTGATCTTGCAATTTCATTGCCCGATCCACGTGAGGCAACTGAACGCATAAAAGTCCCGGGCCGACTCAAAGAATTCATTCGAATTCTATCGCCCAACAATGCTCCGCCCGTTTTTTGCTTGGTTGGATCTACGCAGATAATCCCAATCTTAATCCCGGGGTGGCAGTTTAAGAACCGCTGCACGAGTTCATCAATTAAACTCGACTTTCCAGCTCCCCCCGTTCCCGTAATGCCGAGAACTGGAGGAGTTGATCCCGATTTTCCTCTTTTGAATTTTTCCAACGAAGATAAGTCAATTGACCTGTCTTTAGGTGCTCCCGACAAGCTTTCTTCTAGAACCGATAGTGCAAGGCCCAATTCCCAATGAGGAATCGGGTCAGCTTTCTCGATTTTATTTTTTGCCGATTCCATCGCCAACGACGATACCGCTACCGATGACAAAGAAAAATCAGTCCCCTCCATCATCACCTTTGCCATACCCTCAAGGCCAAGTCGACGTCCGTCGTCAGGATGAAAAATCTGTTTGATTCCATATTTTTCTAATTCTGCTTTCTCTTCATGAACGATGACACCACCACCGCCCCCATAGATCTTCACGTAGGGAGCACCCCACTCCTGCAGAAGGTCCCTCATGTATTTGAAATACTCCATGTGACCACCCTGATAGGAGCTTATCGCAATGCCTTGAACTCCCTCCTGCAAAGCCGCGACCACAACATCACGCACCGAACGATTATGACCCAGGTGAATAACCTCGGCCCCCTGATCTTGCAAAATTCTTCTGATGATATTGATACTGGCATCATGACCATCAAAGAGGGAAGCCGCAGTGATGAAGCGCACGGGTTTTTTGATTGGAGAAGCTTTCACATTATTCTCCCGTAAACCGGGCTGGTCGTTTTTCAATAAAGGCCCTAATCCCCTCACTGTGATCCTTCAATTTAAAAGCCTCACCAAAAAGTTCGGCTTCGATTTTAAGCCCCTCGTACTGGCTCAGGTCATAACCCTCATGAATCGCGCGTTTTGCTAGTGCGAGAGCGCCAGGAGCTCGACTCGCAATTTTTTCAGCAATTTTCATCGTCTCTGAGAGCAATTTGCCTGCTTCTATGACCCTGGATACGATGCCCCATTCAAAGGCTTCCTGTGCGCTGTAAATGTCTCCGGTCAGCGTTATCATTCGAGCCCGACTCTTTCCTATGGACCGAGCCAAGCGTTGAGTGCCGCCATAGCCAGGAATCAGACCTAGCGTGACTTCGGGGAGTCCAAACCGCGCCTTTTCACTGGCAATGATGAAATCACAGGCCAGAGCCAACTCAAAACCACCACCCAAGGCAAACCCGTTCACCGCGGCGATTGTCGGCACTTTCAAAGTTTCAATTTTATTCATTATCGCCTGCCCATGTTGGGCCATTTTTAGGGCTTCCTCACCGGTCAGCTGTTCCATCTCCTTGATATCGGCGCCCGCAACGAAGGCCTTCTCGCCCTCACCGGTGATGATCAGACATCGTATTTCTTTAGGTAGATGATCCAGAAATTTTTCCAATTCATCAATGACCTGGCGATTGAGCGCATTCATGGCCTGAGGTCGATAAATATGAAGGACCCCCACGGCCCCTTGAGTTGAAAATTTGAGCGATTGAAATACCATTTTATTACCTCGCGAATATGTTAAAAAGAGAAGAACTCCTTGGCCGGGGCATTGCTAGCGCTCACTGGTGAGAATTGTAGTGATAAAAACCCCGACCCGATTTACGCCCCAACCAACCGGCCTCCACATATTTCACCAACAGCGGACAGGGACGATATTTAGAGTCCCCGAGACCTTCATGCAACACTCTCATGATAGCCAAACAGGTATCAAGGCCAATAAAATCTGCCAGAGTCAAAGGCCCCATGGGCTGGTTCGTTCCGAGCTTCATCCCGTTATCTATATCTTCAACCGAGGCAATTCCCTCGAGCAAAACATAAACTGCCTCATTGATCATAGGCATAAGAATCCGATTCACCGCAAATCCCGGCATATCTTTGGCTTCGAGCCAAGTCTTTCCGAGAAATTCCGCAAAGGCCCCGATCTTAGAAAACGTCTCATCTGAGGTTTGCAAACCTCTGATTCCCTCCACTAACACCATCAGCGGAACAGGATTCATAAAATGCATGCCCGCCACTTTTTCAGGCCGCTTCGTCGCCGAAGCTATTTTCGTGATTGAAATAGAGGACGTGTTTGTCGCCAAACAGGTCTGAGGACCACAAATATCATCTAACTGTTTAAAGATTTTCGTCTTAATCTGAACATCTTCTGTGGCGGCCTCAATGACAAAATCACAGGCCTTCAAATCTCCCATTTGAACACTCGTTTTGATATGACTCAACACCTTGTGTTTTTCAGACTCTGTCATCTTCTCCTTCTTGATCAGGCGATCACAGCTTCCTGTGATCGCCTGAATTCCCTTATCAAGAGAGGACTGCGTCAAGTCGACCATCACGACTGGCACATGGTGCATAGCCACTACCTGGGCGATGCCATTTCCCATTTGACCAGCTCCAACAATTCCAACCATTTTAAATGACACAAATGCCTCCCTGTTCCAGAATCACTAATTAAACTCTTCTTATATCCCGAGAGCCGAACAGGGTCAAAAAAACGAATTTCTTTAAAAGATGGGAAATCATTATGTTGCGCAATGCATTTAAGGAGAAATTTGACTGAAAGACTGAGCATTCAAGTGCCAAACAAGGCGAACCATATCATTATTGACTTGGTTATGAGTGTCCTCAACGACTTTCGTTCCCATAATGTAGAACCTCGAATTTCTCTCTGAACTTTTCCAAACCCAAGCCAAAGACACTTCCCGCTGAGTTTGCCCGGCAAGCCTATCATTAGGATCAAAGTAGTCTCCCCGAAACAACAAGCCCCCCTGCGAGCTAAAATCATATCCCACATCGACATGAGCGCTCACAAATCCATTCCCTCTCTTCATTTCTTGCTCAACACTTCCCCAACTCCCCTCAATCAAATAGTTCCAGTTTCCTCTGAGGGCCTGTAAGTAAACTGTTCCCATTCGCCATTTGGCCCGAAGAGCGGGGTCAACGCCAGCCAATGAATCCCCGCTTGCCGATGTTGCCTCTGGCTTTGTTGTGCCTGTGCTGCCACTCACTCCCAAATTAAATCTCTTAACATCTATCCATCCCCAACTGGCCGTCACCCAAACTCGGGCGTCCCTATTGACCTGCCCTTCGCCATTGTGCACCGCCAATCTCGTGTAAAATCCCCGATTTTCCGTTGAATACCAAAACCCGTAATCCCTTAACCCAACGACTCGATTTCGGAAAAGAAGAGTCCGCGGCCATTCTAAATCTCCCTCCCTTCGAGATCCTTCCACCCCATACCCCAGAGGCAAAAGGCCAGCGCGAATTCTCCCATAGACTCCAGAGTACTCGCCGTAGGCCTCAATCAATCCAAATTCTTCGCTCTGTGAAGTTTCAAAATGAGCTGGAATATTGAGCAAAGAAAGAGATCCAAAATTAATATGAGCCCCAATGTTTGAATCCAGTCTCCATCTGAGTCCTACAAGACTGTTCTCCATGGAAAATTGTGCAAACTGACCTTCCTTTAAAAGAAATTCAGGTCGCAGAGTCAATTCATCGAGATCAAGCATCCCTAAATTCTCGGCAGAAGCCAAAGATACAAAGCCAAAAAAAATCATCCCAAGTATAAACCGAACAAGGATTCTCACAACTGCCCCCATTCTCATGCTAACCCAATTCCGCTCGCAGCTTTTCAAAAGCCTCTGTCATCGATCGGAAAGCCTGATCCTGAAGCTGAGCTCGATCCCCAATCTTTAGCCCCTTTGTAGAAATGGGAGGGAGCACTTCGACAACCAATCTATTTCTCCACCTTCCGCAGGCCGGCAAAATTTGACCCTTTGGCTGAATACGCCAGGCCCCATAGATCAAGACTGGGACAACGAGGCACTGCGCCTCAATGGCAAAAATAAACGGACCCGACTTAAAAGGAAAAATGCGACTCCCATCTTTTCTGGTTCCCTCCGGAGCCAAAAAGAAACACTCTCCATTTTTGATTCGAGGAATCGACTCAGAGTAGACTTTGAAGACTTCTTCGCGATTGGATCGCGTGATAGGCAAAACTCCCATGCTACGCAAAATAGAACCAAAAACTGGAATCTTAAAAAGTTCAATTTTGGCCCCCCAACGAACAGAGCCTCGCAGAACTGAATTCACAACAGGAATATCAAAATTACTGGTGTGATTGAACAGACAAACAGAGCCAGGCTGTCCCGGCAATGGAAAGAAAGATCCCCCTCGCAACTCCACTTCCACTCCAAAAAGGAATACGCAAACAGCTCCCCAGGTTCGATAGAAAAAATCTCGCAAACTCTGACTGGAAAAAATCATGAGCACAATAATCGCCACACAACCATATCCGAAAGTCCATAGAAACGCAAAAATCGTCCCGAATAAGGATCGCACGTAACTGAGCAAGACTAAGGGAATAGGTTCGCTCAAACTGTCTTCCAAATGCAACTCCAAGCTTGAATCAACAGGTCAACCCTGCCAGACAAAACTCTCACGC encodes:
- a CDS encoding methylmalonyl-CoA mutase family protein produces the protein MKASPIKKPVRFITAASLFDGHDASINIIRRILQDQGAEVIHLGHNRSVRDVVVAALQEGVQGIAISSYQGGHMEYFKYMRDLLQEWGAPYVKIYGGGGGVIVHEEKAELEKYGIKQIFHPDDGRRLGLEGMAKVMMEGTDFSLSSVAVSSLAMESAKNKIEKADPIPHWELGLALSVLEESLSGAPKDRSIDLSSLEKFKRGKSGSTPPVLGITGTGGAGKSSLIDELVQRFLNCHPGIKIGIICVDPTKQKTGGALLGDRIRMNSLSRPGTFMRSVASRGSGNEIARSLPVFLDFLKKYDFDLLIAESSGIGQASTAITQVADASLYVMTAEFGAPSQLEKIDMIDYADLIAINKADHRGSQDALRDVERQFRRSRKKFDQEGELPIYLTQASNFNDEGVNALFFGIHEVLKSKNTEGKIWSLSKDTQVQLRGVQKQTIVPSDRQNYLAEIVSKIRGYKKRTKEVSDKASQLGSLFRLKEFFSNDKFEACRQNFESGFSSDELELLKSWDHLEKMYSETDLIYTVRDHQSRQPLIRKSLSGLAIPRVIFPEITDWGDRFKFLREEHLPGYFPYTAGVFPLKREGEDPIRQFAGEGSPHRTNRRFHFLSKDSEVKRLSTAFDSVTLYGQDPDLRPDIFGKVGESGVSVASLEDMKKLYAGFDLCDPKTSVSMTINGPAPMILAFFFNTAIDQQVEKREKELQRKLTKEEHQRITDATLRTVRGTVQADILKEDQGQNTCIFSIDFALKMMGDIQQFFVDKDVRNFYSVSISGYHIAEAGANPITQLAFTLSNAFTYVEYYLSRGMKIDDFASSLSFFFSNGLDAEYTVIGRVARRIWSVAMRDVYQGNERSQKLKYHIQTSGRSLHAQEIDFNDIRTTLQALLAISDNCNSLHTNAYDEAITTPTEESVRRAQAIQMIINYEYGLSKNENPNQGSYFIKWLTDEVEEAVLAEFLRINERGGVLGAMETQYQRSKIQEESLHYEHLKHSGQLPIIGVNTFVDSKTLAEGYSPAPIKMARATREEKLSQLSEVESFKNENRSRVDVALKELRETALYGGNIFVALMSAARCCSLYQMSQALFEVGGQYRRNI
- a CDS encoding enoyl-CoA hydratase/isomerase family protein, with the translated sequence MVFQSLKFSTQGAVGVLHIYRPQAMNALNRQVIDELEKFLDHLPKEIRCLIITGEGEKAFVAGADIKEMEQLTGEEALKMAQHGQAIMNKIETLKVPTIAAVNGFALGGGFELALACDFIIASEKARFGLPEVTLGLIPGYGGTQRLARSIGKSRARMITLTGDIYSAQEAFEWGIVSRVIEAGKLLSETMKIAEKIASRAPGALALAKRAIHEGYDLSQYEGLKIEAELFGEAFKLKDHSEGIRAFIEKRPARFTGE
- a CDS encoding 3-hydroxybutyryl-CoA dehydrogenase, which produces MSFKMVGIVGAGQMGNGIAQVVAMHHVPVVMVDLTQSSLDKGIQAITGSCDRLIKKEKMTESEKHKVLSHIKTSVQMGDLKACDFVIEAATEDVQIKTKIFKQLDDICGPQTCLATNTSSISITKIASATKRPEKVAGMHFMNPVPLMVLVEGIRGLQTSDETFSKIGAFAEFLGKTWLEAKDMPGFAVNRILMPMINEAVYVLLEGIASVEDIDNGMKLGTNQPMGPLTLADFIGLDTCLAIMRVLHEGLGDSKYRPCPLLVKYVEAGWLGRKSGRGFYHYNSHQ
- a CDS encoding 1-acyl-sn-glycerol-3-phosphate acyltransferase, which produces MSEPIPLVLLSYVRSLFGTIFAFLWTFGYGCVAIIVLMIFSSQSLRDFFYRTWGAVCVFLFGVEVELRGGSFFPLPGQPGSVCLFNHTSNFDIPVVNSVLRGSVRWGAKIELFKIPVFGSILRSMGVLPITRSNREEVFKVYSESIPRIKNGECFFLAPEGTRKDGSRIFPFKSGPFIFAIEAQCLVVPVLIYGAWRIQPKGQILPACGRWRNRLVVEVLPPISTKGLKIGDRAQLQDQAFRSMTEAFEKLRAELG